One genomic region from Haloterrigena gelatinilytica encodes:
- a CDS encoding ABC transporter ATP-binding protein, with translation MTAIETSSLTKTYDDLVAVDDLDLSVEEGEVFGFLGPNGAGKSTTINMLLDFTRPSAGSATVLGYDAQTETDAISPRVGVLPEGFDIYPRLSGRRHVEFAIETKGADDDPDAIIERVGLSADDADRPAGDYSKGMCQRLATGMALVGDPDLLIMDEPSSGLDPHGIREMQDLVRAEAERGTTVFFSSHILQHVEAVCDRVGVLNDGELVAVDTIEGLREEIGGGAAMELTLVEAAAGLRETAASVAGITDVVASDHALECTVTDSAAKADLVVALDGAGATIEDVRIEDVSLETLFTALTNGDERETATETEAAPATASESEVAR, from the coding sequence CTGACCGCGATAGAGACGTCCAGTCTGACGAAAACGTACGACGATCTCGTCGCCGTCGACGACCTCGACCTCTCGGTCGAGGAGGGAGAGGTGTTCGGTTTTCTGGGGCCCAACGGCGCCGGGAAGTCGACGACGATCAACATGTTGCTCGATTTCACCCGCCCGTCCGCGGGCTCGGCGACGGTGCTCGGCTACGACGCACAGACCGAGACCGACGCGATCAGCCCCCGGGTCGGTGTCCTCCCCGAGGGATTCGACATCTACCCGCGCCTCTCGGGGCGCCGGCACGTCGAGTTCGCGATCGAGACCAAGGGCGCCGACGACGATCCCGACGCGATCATCGAGCGCGTGGGCCTCTCGGCCGACGACGCCGATCGACCCGCGGGCGACTACTCCAAGGGGATGTGCCAGCGACTCGCGACCGGGATGGCCCTCGTCGGCGACCCCGATCTGCTGATCATGGACGAGCCCTCGAGCGGGCTCGACCCCCACGGTATCCGGGAGATGCAGGACCTGGTTCGCGCGGAGGCCGAGCGCGGAACGACCGTCTTCTTCTCGAGTCACATCCTCCAGCACGTCGAGGCGGTCTGCGACCGCGTCGGCGTGTTGAACGACGGCGAACTCGTCGCCGTCGACACCATCGAGGGGCTCCGCGAGGAGATCGGCGGCGGCGCGGCGATGGAACTGACCCTCGTCGAGGCGGCCGCGGGCCTGCGCGAGACCGCCGCGTCGGTCGCCGGGATCACCGACGTCGTCGCGTCCGATCACGCCCTCGAGTGTACGGTCACCGATTCGGCCGCGAAAGCGGATCTCGTGGTCGCGCTCGACGGTGCGGGAGCAACGATCGAGGACGTGCGGATCGAGGACGTCTCGCTCGAGACGCTGTTCACGGCGCTGACGAACGGTGACGAACGCGAGACAGCGACCGAGACCGAGGCTGCTCCGGCGACCGCGTCGGAGTCGGAGGTGGCCCGATGA
- a CDS encoding aminotransferase class V-fold PLP-dependent enzyme — translation MSQQNLESLDVGAIRDEFPILEREFDGQQVVYLDNAATTQTPDPVVDAMSDYYRESNANIHRGIHHLSQEASIMYEEAHDRVAEFINADGREEVIFTKNTTESENLVAYAWGLNELGPGDRVVLTEMEHHASLVTWQQIGEKTGADVEYIRIDDDGRLDMDHARELIDDDTAIVSAVHVSNTLGTVNPVSELTDLAHEHGALSFIDGAQAVPNRPVDVEAIDADFYAFSGHKMAGPTGIGVLYGKQHLLEEMEPYLYGGGMIRKVTYEESTWGDLPWKFEPGTPQIAEAVGLEAAIDWLEDIGMERIQTHEEEIARYAYEQLESEDDVEIYGPEPGPDRGGLVSFNVEGVHAHDLASIMNDHTIAVRAGDHCTQPLHDKLGVPASTRASFYVYNTREEVDKLVAALEDARELFA, via the coding sequence ATGAGTCAACAGAACCTCGAGTCGCTCGACGTCGGAGCGATTCGCGACGAGTTCCCCATCCTCGAGCGCGAGTTCGACGGCCAGCAGGTCGTCTACCTCGACAACGCGGCGACGACCCAGACCCCCGACCCGGTCGTCGACGCGATGAGCGACTACTACCGCGAGTCCAACGCGAACATCCACCGGGGGATCCACCACCTCAGCCAGGAGGCCTCCATCATGTACGAGGAGGCCCACGACCGCGTCGCCGAGTTCATCAACGCCGACGGCCGCGAGGAGGTTATCTTCACCAAGAACACGACCGAGAGCGAGAACCTCGTCGCCTACGCGTGGGGCCTGAACGAACTCGGCCCCGGTGATCGGGTCGTCCTCACGGAGATGGAACACCACGCCTCGCTGGTCACGTGGCAACAGATCGGCGAGAAGACCGGCGCCGACGTCGAGTACATCCGCATCGACGATGACGGCCGTCTGGACATGGACCACGCCCGCGAACTCATCGACGACGATACCGCCATCGTCTCCGCGGTCCACGTCTCGAACACGCTGGGGACGGTCAATCCCGTCTCCGAACTCACTGATCTCGCCCACGAACACGGGGCGCTCTCCTTCATCGACGGCGCGCAGGCGGTCCCCAACCGCCCCGTCGACGTCGAGGCCATCGACGCCGACTTCTACGCCTTCTCCGGTCACAAGATGGCCGGCCCCACCGGGATCGGCGTCCTCTACGGCAAGCAGCACCTCCTCGAGGAGATGGAGCCGTACCTCTACGGCGGCGGCATGATCCGGAAGGTCACCTACGAGGAGTCCACGTGGGGCGACCTCCCCTGGAAGTTCGAGCCCGGCACGCCCCAGATCGCCGAGGCCGTCGGTCTCGAGGCCGCCATCGACTGGCTCGAGGACATCGGCATGGAGCGCATCCAGACCCACGAGGAGGAGATCGCCCGCTACGCCTACGAGCAACTCGAGAGCGAGGACGACGTCGAGATCTACGGCCCCGAGCCGGGCCCCGACCGCGGCGGCCTCGTCAGCTTCAACGTCGAGGGCGTCCACGCCCACGACCTTGCCTCGATCATGAACGACCACACGATCGCGGTCCGGGCCGGCGACCACTGTACCCAGCCGCTCCACGACAAGCTCGGCGTGCCGGCCTCGACTCGAGCGTCGTTCTACGTCTACAACACGCGCGAGGAGGTCGACAAGCTGGTCGCGGCGCTCGAGGACGCTCGCGAGCTGTTCGCGTAA
- a CDS encoding dihydrofolate reductase family protein encodes MTRGTVTLYIAASLDGFIATEDGGVEWLEEYASDDESEDDGSFEAFFAGVDCLVMGSRTYEQILSFDEWPYGERPTFVVTSRDLPLATDRVELVAGDLRESVDGLEERYDRIWLVGGAALAQSFLRERLVDEIRLTVVPVLLGGGIRLFGDDGTERALETVECTSFESGLVELRYDASGCTPSI; translated from the coding sequence ATGACCCGCGGGACCGTCACGCTGTACATCGCCGCCAGTCTGGACGGGTTCATCGCGACCGAAGACGGCGGCGTCGAGTGGCTCGAGGAGTACGCGAGCGACGACGAGAGCGAAGACGACGGGAGTTTCGAGGCGTTCTTTGCCGGCGTCGACTGCCTCGTCATGGGCTCGCGGACGTACGAACAGATCCTGTCGTTCGACGAGTGGCCCTACGGCGAGAGACCGACGTTCGTCGTCACGAGCCGGGACCTCCCGCTCGCGACCGACCGCGTCGAACTGGTCGCCGGCGATCTCCGCGAGTCGGTCGACGGGCTCGAGGAACGGTACGACCGCATCTGGCTCGTCGGCGGCGCGGCGCTCGCGCAGTCGTTTCTTCGGGAGAGACTCGTCGACGAGATCCGGCTGACGGTCGTTCCGGTGTTGCTCGGCGGCGGTATCCGCCTCTTCGGCGATGACGGTACGGAACGCGCCCTCGAGACGGTCGAGTGTACGTCGTTCGAGAGCGGACTCGTCGAACTTCGATACGACGCGTCCGGGTGCACTCCGTCGATTTGA